Proteins encoded together in one Flavobacteriales bacterium window:
- a CDS encoding YggS family pyridoxal phosphate-dependent enzyme, whose amino-acid sequence MASTLAERYQAVKAGLRPGVTLVAVSKTRTVDEIRALYELGQRDFGENYPQELREKAPQLPDDIRWHFIGHLQRSNVKHVVPVVHLIHGVDGLRLAEEIDKRAAAAGRPVDILLQVHIAREETKHGLAAEELWDAVRSWPWSAWPHLRLRGLMGMASNTDDRDQVRREFEGLKQLFDTVAAANTRPPGPFDTLSMGMSGDADLAQAAGSTLVRIGTALFGPR is encoded by the coding sequence ATGGCCTCCACCCTCGCCGAGCGCTATCAAGCCGTGAAGGCCGGGCTGCGTCCGGGTGTTACGCTCGTGGCAGTGAGCAAGACCCGCACGGTGGACGAGATCCGTGCGTTGTACGAGCTGGGCCAACGCGATTTCGGGGAGAACTACCCGCAGGAGCTGCGCGAGAAAGCACCCCAGCTGCCGGACGACATCCGCTGGCACTTCATCGGCCACCTGCAGCGCAGCAACGTGAAACACGTGGTGCCGGTGGTGCACCTGATCCACGGGGTGGACGGCCTGAGGCTGGCCGAGGAGATCGACAAACGCGCCGCCGCCGCGGGCCGTCCGGTGGACATCCTGCTGCAGGTACACATCGCCCGGGAGGAGACGAAGCACGGGCTTGCGGCGGAAGAACTGTGGGATGCGGTGCGGAGCTGGCCGTGGAGCGCGTGGCCGCACCTGCGCCTGCGCGGGCTGATGGGCATGGCCAGCAATACGGACGACCGCGACCAGGTGCGGCGCGAGTTCGAGGGCCTGAAGCAGCTCTTCGACACCGTGGCTGCCGCGAACACGCGTCCGCCGGGCCCCTTCGACACGCTGAGCATGGGCATGAGCGGCGATGCCGACCTGGCCCAGGCGGCGGGCAGCACCCTGGTGCGCATCGGCACGGCCCTCTTCGGCCCGCGATAG
- a CDS encoding T9SS type A sorting domain-containing protein has protein sequence MLYKDIFEDIDLKFYSGSSGARMTFICQPGFIPGNLVLGFQGQDSLNVDVNGTLRLYRNGRWLEFRQAQAYQVDSLGGVVPLNWNAEYQTSGGQGTVSFQFDNYDPHLPVLLQIGPEPMVDVNAPDALCWGTYFGGDDGERIYASTTDSDGNYYVVGYSLSAFVTFPQTVGIQLVSSGEAVFLTKFSPDHELLWTVYWGGAGDHTVGWGVVAESAQEVYVTGYSVDNSLFNWPQSGAYNDQLASGGQRKAIVGKFDGSGNCLWSTYFGDGREAAYGIALDGLDRLLIVGETDGTGLPIQPMSGATSWSYTGGTRDGFIALFGSDDELLWCTPYGSDEDDAATDVRASGTGFVVAGWSEGEVTTVDGGAFAYDQSTNAGGTDAFLLAFNQNAVCTWATPFGGGGEDLPGTNSLTIAPNGDILLVGGTTSTDMPIAPGSGWYDPSNSGQAGFILRFAVSSRQLVWGTYISGTGENVLECVTTDAFGNIYVAGYTEDATLPLAELNGVYFQDALVSDYQGPVQEGLDAMLMVFTPSHVLVHSSYLGGGSGIFGENICTLTWRNALIYAGGHTSKHTDQFSFFPLYNPGAPAWFDDLYFYPSTRDGFLVALCTDLFTGVADHGSFETSDQLMVLETDHRRFTVLGWDPSSRSLTVFDPSGKIVHRMAISAHQRSATLNLAHLSPGIYLLRTEGASSRLARIVLR, from the coding sequence TTGCTGTACAAAGACATTTTCGAAGATATCGACCTGAAATTCTACAGTGGTAGTTCGGGCGCACGGATGACCTTTATTTGCCAACCCGGCTTCATTCCAGGAAATCTAGTTCTCGGTTTCCAAGGTCAGGATAGTCTGAACGTAGACGTGAATGGCACCCTACGGCTGTATCGCAACGGTCGGTGGCTGGAATTCCGCCAAGCCCAAGCCTACCAGGTGGACTCCTTGGGGGGCGTAGTTCCACTAAACTGGAATGCGGAGTACCAGACCAGCGGAGGCCAGGGCACGGTGTCTTTTCAGTTCGATAACTACGACCCGCACCTGCCTGTACTGCTACAGATCGGACCTGAGCCTATGGTAGACGTTAACGCTCCGGATGCCCTGTGCTGGGGCACCTATTTCGGCGGGGACGATGGCGAGCGGATCTATGCCAGCACCACTGATAGCGATGGTAACTACTACGTGGTGGGCTACTCGCTTAGTGCATTCGTCACGTTTCCCCAGACCGTCGGGATCCAGCTAGTTTCCTCCGGGGAGGCGGTCTTTCTCACCAAGTTCAGCCCGGACCACGAACTACTATGGACAGTCTACTGGGGCGGGGCCGGGGACCATACCGTGGGCTGGGGCGTGGTTGCGGAAAGCGCGCAGGAAGTCTATGTGACGGGCTATTCGGTAGACAATAGCCTGTTCAACTGGCCCCAGAGCGGGGCGTACAATGATCAGCTCGCTTCGGGGGGGCAACGCAAGGCCATTGTCGGTAAGTTCGATGGTTCCGGCAATTGCCTCTGGTCTACCTACTTCGGTGACGGAAGGGAAGCAGCCTACGGCATCGCGCTCGACGGACTGGATCGGTTACTGATCGTGGGTGAGACCGACGGAACCGGTTTGCCCATCCAGCCCATGAGCGGTGCCACAAGTTGGAGCTATACCGGTGGCACTAGGGATGGGTTCATCGCCTTATTCGGGAGCGATGACGAGCTGCTTTGGTGTACGCCGTATGGCAGCGACGAGGACGATGCCGCCACGGATGTGCGTGCCAGTGGGACCGGATTCGTGGTAGCCGGTTGGTCGGAAGGCGAAGTCACCACCGTGGACGGGGGCGCCTTTGCATACGACCAGAGCACGAATGCCGGTGGAACGGATGCGTTCCTCCTGGCCTTCAACCAGAACGCGGTGTGCACATGGGCCACACCCTTCGGTGGCGGAGGTGAGGATCTGCCGGGCACGAACAGCCTGACCATCGCTCCCAACGGTGATATCCTGCTGGTGGGCGGCACTACGAGCACAGACATGCCGATCGCACCTGGATCAGGTTGGTACGACCCTAGCAATTCCGGTCAGGCCGGATTCATCCTCCGCTTTGCTGTTAGTAGCCGACAACTTGTCTGGGGCACGTACATCAGCGGCACCGGTGAGAATGTGCTGGAATGTGTCACCACCGATGCCTTCGGCAACATCTATGTGGCAGGTTACACCGAAGACGCGACCCTTCCACTAGCCGAGCTCAACGGGGTCTATTTTCAGGATGCACTGGTCTCTGACTATCAGGGTCCCGTGCAAGAGGGGCTAGATGCTATGCTGATGGTCTTCACCCCGTCTCATGTGCTGGTCCATTCGAGCTATTTGGGAGGTGGATCGGGTATCTTTGGCGAGAACATTTGCACCCTCACCTGGCGGAACGCCCTCATCTACGCAGGAGGGCACACCTCCAAACACACGGATCAGTTCTCATTTTTTCCGCTGTACAACCCTGGCGCACCGGCCTGGTTCGATGACCTCTATTTTTATCCCAGCACAAGGGATGGGTTCCTCGTGGCCCTCTGCACCGACCTTTTCACCGGGGTTGCGGACCATGGCTCGTTCGAGACGAGCGATCAGCTGATGGTCCTCGAAACCGATCACAGGCGCTTCACGGTGTTGGGCTGGGACCCCTCGAGCCGGTCTTTGACCGTGTTCGACCCGTCCGGAAAGATCGTTCACCGGATGGCGATCAGTGCTCATCAGCGCTCTGCGACCCTGAACCTGGCGCACTTGTCACCTGGCATTTATTTGCTCCGAACTGAAGGGGCATCGTCGCGTTTGGCGCGAATCGTGTTGCGCTAA
- a CDS encoding HEAT repeat domain-containing protein, with product MAKPAMEPVFAALLSADDAKVLGALVAVEARGDARAIRPLLHALAGARDQGVRQRITNLLNQVKVPDAARELIAALDEPSLAGVRTAVLSALWNAGLDVRDHLEVLVGVAIGGTAEECFECLTVVENQELWPERAARTSSTRLRNAAAAEPDPYKATLLNDLRAVLDERLGRDDA from the coding sequence ATGGCGAAGCCTGCGATGGAGCCGGTGTTCGCCGCGCTGCTGAGCGCCGACGACGCCAAGGTGCTCGGTGCCTTGGTGGCCGTGGAGGCCCGCGGCGATGCACGCGCCATCCGCCCCCTGCTGCATGCGCTCGCCGGTGCACGGGACCAGGGCGTCCGCCAGCGCATCACCAACCTGTTGAACCAGGTGAAGGTGCCCGACGCGGCGCGCGAGCTGATCGCGGCCCTTGACGAGCCCTCTTTGGCCGGGGTGCGCACGGCCGTGCTGTCGGCCCTGTGGAACGCCGGGCTCGATGTACGCGACCATCTGGAGGTGCTTGTGGGCGTGGCGATCGGCGGCACGGCCGAGGAGTGCTTCGAGTGCCTCACCGTGGTGGAGAACCAGGAGCTGTGGCCCGAGCGCGCGGCGCGCACCTCCTCCACGCGCCTGCGCAACGCCGCCGCGGCCGAGCCCGACCCCTACAAGGCCACCCTGCTGAACGACCTGCGCGCCGTGCTGGACGAGCGCCTGGGGCGCGATGACGCCTGA
- a CDS encoding fatty acid desaturase, whose protein sequence is MVKLGPITDPTYTAPASWNALDRFFLRYIRDERDLPFIHLSLRITFSLIPLGILLYLPFVTGWWWVLAAVAYQYVNNVTYKGPFGLMLHCTSHRPLFKKEYEFLNHYIPWVLAPFFGHSPETYFAHHVGMHHAENNLEDDDSTTMPYRRDSVRGFAHYFGRFLFAGIYHLAAYFFMKKRKRLMYRAVRGELLFIAFCTALCFINWPATVVVFIIPFVLFRMVAMMGNWAQHAFLCAEDPANSYWNSITCINTKYNHKCWNDGYHISHHIKPSMHWTEHPTYFQKTLAQYAERDAIVFDGIHFLHVFFWLMAKRYDLLAKHYVDLNGRYRSDAEVAEMLRSRTRPIPFASQLAAA, encoded by the coding sequence ATGGTCAAGCTTGGACCGATCACCGACCCCACGTACACGGCTCCGGCGTCCTGGAACGCCTTGGACCGTTTCTTCCTGCGCTACATCCGGGATGAACGGGACCTCCCCTTCATTCACCTCTCGCTGCGGATCACCTTCTCGCTGATCCCGCTGGGCATCTTGCTCTACCTGCCCTTCGTCACCGGCTGGTGGTGGGTGCTTGCGGCGGTGGCCTACCAGTACGTCAACAACGTCACCTACAAGGGCCCCTTCGGGCTGATGCTGCACTGTACGAGCCACCGCCCGCTCTTCAAGAAGGAATACGAGTTCCTGAACCACTACATCCCCTGGGTGCTGGCGCCCTTCTTCGGCCACTCGCCGGAGACCTACTTCGCGCACCATGTGGGCATGCACCACGCGGAGAACAACCTGGAGGACGACGACAGCACTACGATGCCGTACCGGCGCGACTCGGTGCGCGGGTTCGCCCACTACTTCGGGCGCTTCCTCTTCGCGGGCATCTACCACCTGGCGGCTTACTTCTTCATGAAGAAGCGCAAGCGACTGATGTACCGCGCGGTCCGGGGCGAGCTGCTCTTCATCGCCTTCTGCACGGCCCTCTGCTTCATCAATTGGCCCGCCACCGTGGTGGTGTTCATCATCCCCTTCGTGCTGTTCCGCATGGTGGCCATGATGGGCAACTGGGCACAGCATGCCTTCCTGTGTGCGGAGGACCCGGCCAACAGCTACTGGAACAGCATCACCTGCATCAACACGAAGTACAACCACAAGTGCTGGAACGACGGCTACCACATCAGCCACCACATCAAGCCCAGCATGCATTGGACGGAGCACCCCACGTACTTCCAGAAGACGCTGGCGCAGTACGCCGAGCGGGACGCGATCGTGTTCGACGGCATCCACTTCCTGCATGTGTTCTTCTGGCTGATGGCCAAGCGCTACGACCTGCTGGCGAAGCACTATGTGGACCTGAACGGCCGGTACCGCAGCGATGCGGAGGTGGCCGAGATGCTGCGGAGCCGCACCCGGCCCATCCCCTTCGCGAGCCAGCTGGCCGCCGCCTAG
- a CDS encoding D-2-hydroxyacid dehydrogenase, with translation MRIHANDGIDTAAKDRLQEEGFTVTTDHVPQDRLQAYLNAEKVDVLLVRSATKVRQDLIDACPRLKLIGRGGVGLDNIDVAHAKAKGIPVINTPASSSISVAELVMAHLFGLMRNLHEGNRRMPVDGRTRFKELKKACEKGNEVRGRTLGIIGFGRIGQWTARYALGCGMRVIYVDNRTTVEAIEMEIGGLPVRVPVKMVTMDELLAQADAISLHVPAQKDGQPVLGEAELARVKPGVVIVNTARGGSVDEDALLAALRDGRVRSAALDVFTNEPEPREDLLHEPRLSLSPHIGAATAEAQGRVGAELAELILHWRDSVQVA, from the coding sequence ATGCGCATCCACGCCAACGACGGCATTGACACCGCCGCCAAGGATCGCCTTCAAGAAGAAGGCTTCACCGTCACCACCGACCACGTCCCGCAGGACCGTCTGCAGGCCTACCTCAACGCGGAGAAGGTGGACGTGCTGCTGGTGCGTAGCGCCACCAAGGTGAGGCAGGACCTCATCGACGCCTGTCCGAGGCTGAAGCTCATCGGGCGTGGCGGCGTGGGGCTGGACAACATCGACGTCGCCCACGCCAAGGCCAAGGGCATCCCGGTGATCAACACCCCGGCCTCCTCGTCCATCTCGGTGGCCGAGCTGGTGATGGCGCACCTCTTCGGGCTGATGCGCAACCTGCATGAGGGCAACCGGCGCATGCCGGTGGACGGCCGCACCCGGTTCAAGGAACTGAAGAAGGCCTGTGAGAAGGGCAACGAAGTGCGAGGCCGCACCCTGGGCATCATCGGCTTCGGCCGCATCGGGCAATGGACGGCCCGTTACGCCCTGGGCTGCGGCATGCGGGTGATCTACGTGGACAACCGCACCACCGTGGAGGCCATCGAGATGGAGATCGGCGGGCTGCCGGTGCGCGTACCGGTGAAGATGGTGACGATGGACGAGCTGCTCGCCCAGGCCGATGCCATCAGCCTGCACGTGCCGGCGCAGAAGGACGGACAGCCCGTGCTGGGCGAGGCCGAGCTGGCTCGCGTGAAACCGGGCGTGGTGATCGTGAACACCGCCCGCGGCGGCAGCGTGGACGAGGATGCCCTGCTGGCCGCCTTGCGTGACGGCCGCGTGCGATCCGCTGCGCTGGACGTGTTCACCAACGAACCCGAGCCGCGCGAGGACCTGCTCCACGAGCCGCGCCTGAGCCTGAGCCCGCATATCGGCGCCGCCACGGCCGAGGCTCAGGGCCGTGTGGGCGCCGAGCTGGCCGAGCTGATCCTGCACTGGCGCGACAGCGTGCAGGTCGCCTGA
- a CDS encoding WG repeat-containing protein: MRTLSLALPLLVTTLTYGQRYIAQVKPAGQELWGYLSSTGELVVPPTYKGCFRFTESGYAAVQDPATKNGAFINTKGERLATEVPAFQLVSSFGGGDVQGFSCGLAPVKVGELWGFMNTQGKLAVQPVYDKVDAFESCLSTVMKGKKLFILTAEGKETPVADAGILDVKSFTDGLAPFKTKEKLHGFMNGEQQVVIPAVYLSVGYFSGGLAWAKDKSEKVGYIDKQGKWVIEPRFDAAKEMDPTSGLARVKSGEAWYYVDRTGKEVRPGGGATGLGDFSEGLAEAKQGELTGFLGPDGNWAIQPKFQGARAFKNGFAAARQGEHWGYIDPKGNWVIEPQYDTVKDMEKVP, from the coding sequence ATGCGCACCCTTTCCCTCGCCCTTCCCCTGCTGGTGACCACCCTGACCTACGGCCAGCGCTACATCGCCCAGGTGAAACCCGCCGGCCAGGAGCTTTGGGGCTACCTGAGCAGCACCGGCGAGTTGGTGGTGCCGCCCACCTACAAGGGCTGCTTCCGCTTCACCGAGAGCGGGTATGCGGCGGTGCAGGACCCCGCCACCAAGAACGGCGCCTTCATCAACACCAAGGGCGAACGACTGGCCACCGAGGTGCCGGCCTTTCAGCTCGTCAGCAGCTTCGGCGGCGGCGACGTGCAGGGCTTCAGCTGCGGGCTGGCCCCGGTGAAGGTGGGCGAGCTGTGGGGCTTCATGAACACGCAGGGCAAGCTGGCGGTGCAGCCCGTGTACGACAAGGTGGACGCCTTCGAGAGCTGCCTCAGCACGGTGATGAAGGGCAAGAAGCTCTTCATCCTGACGGCCGAGGGCAAGGAGACCCCGGTGGCGGACGCCGGCATCCTGGACGTGAAGAGCTTCACGGACGGGCTGGCGCCCTTCAAGACGAAGGAGAAGCTGCACGGCTTCATGAACGGTGAGCAGCAGGTGGTGATCCCGGCGGTGTACCTGTCGGTGGGCTACTTCAGCGGCGGCCTGGCCTGGGCCAAGGACAAGAGCGAGAAGGTCGGCTACATCGACAAGCAGGGGAAGTGGGTGATCGAGCCCAGGTTCGATGCGGCCAAGGAGATGGACCCCACCAGCGGTCTGGCGCGGGTGAAGAGCGGCGAAGCCTGGTACTACGTGGACCGCACGGGCAAGGAGGTGCGCCCCGGCGGCGGCGCCACCGGCCTGGGCGACTTCAGCGAGGGGCTGGCCGAGGCCAAGCAGGGCGAGCTCACCGGCTTCCTGGGCCCCGACGGCAACTGGGCCATCCAGCCCAAGTTCCAAGGCGCCCGCGCCTTCAAGAACGGCTTCGCCGCTGCCAGGCAGGGCGAGCACTGGGGCTACATCGATCCCAAAGGCAACTGGGTGATCGAACCCCAATACGACACCGTGAAGGACATGGAGAAGGTGCCGTGA
- a CDS encoding phosphoribosylaminoimidazolesuccinocarboxamide synthase, whose protein sequence is MRSELRHPLITQVYRGKVRDVYTLADGRVLLVASDRISAFDVVLPRGIPHKGQVLSQLSWHMLEATRSVAPNWAQASPDPNVVIGTACTTVKVEMVVRGYLAGHAWRTYQSGARMLCGAALPEGLRENDRFPAPIITPSTKADVGHDEDITTDEILARGLCTPQEWDSMQRYALALFAEGGRIAAERGLLLVDTKYEFGRTPDGRILLIDEVHTPDSSRYFYADGYAERQALGERQKQLSKEFVREWLIAGGFMGKEGQQVPTMDDAFVHSVTDRYVELYERITGQAFRPAPTEDINARVQRAVEEYLG, encoded by the coding sequence ATGCGTTCCGAGCTCCGCCACCCGCTCATCACCCAGGTGTACCGCGGCAAGGTGCGCGACGTGTACACCCTCGCCGACGGTCGCGTCCTGCTGGTGGCCAGCGACCGCATCAGCGCCTTCGACGTGGTGCTGCCCCGCGGCATCCCGCACAAGGGCCAGGTGCTCAGCCAGCTCAGCTGGCACATGCTGGAGGCCACACGTTCCGTGGCGCCCAACTGGGCCCAGGCCTCACCCGATCCCAATGTCGTCATCGGCACCGCCTGCACCACCGTGAAGGTGGAGATGGTGGTGCGCGGTTACCTCGCCGGCCACGCCTGGCGCACCTACCAGAGCGGCGCGCGCATGCTCTGCGGGGCCGCCCTGCCCGAAGGCCTGCGGGAGAACGACCGCTTCCCCGCACCGATCATCACGCCCAGCACCAAGGCCGACGTGGGGCACGACGAGGACATCACGACGGACGAGATCCTGGCCCGCGGCCTGTGCACGCCGCAGGAGTGGGACAGCATGCAGCGATACGCCCTGGCGCTCTTCGCCGAGGGCGGCCGCATCGCCGCCGAACGCGGCCTGCTGCTGGTGGACACCAAGTACGAGTTCGGCCGCACGCCCGATGGCCGCATCCTGCTCATCGACGAGGTGCACACGCCCGACAGCAGCCGCTACTTCTACGCCGACGGCTATGCCGAGCGGCAGGCCCTCGGCGAACGCCAGAAGCAGCTCAGCAAGGAGTTCGTGCGCGAATGGCTCATCGCCGGCGGCTTCATGGGCAAGGAAGGCCAGCAGGTGCCCACCATGGACGATGCCTTCGTGCACAGCGTCACCGACCGCTACGTGGAGCTCTACGAGCGCATCACCGGCCAGGCCTTCCGGCCCGCACCCACGGAGGACATCAATGCCCGGGTGCAGCGGGCAGTGGAGGAATACCTGGGGTAG
- a CDS encoding DUF1015 domain-containing protein, protein MLHLRPFRAWRPIPEKAHRLGSRSYVAYTPEQLAAKLDGNPYTFLHVIHPDQGRDAHLSRAERHRRVQLKFKAFCDLGYLCRDAEPCLYVYEQTNRGVASLGIIAGVSVADYRQGLIKVHEQTLTAREALFTDYLDATGINAEPVLLAAPDDGGLEYLLTPITRTAPDSDFVTGDGVRHRTWAVADPTWRHAVQELFATLPALYIADGHHRLASSARLAEGSGATDVDPKAWCLAYVLPHTHLHLFNFDRAVTTLNGLSPEAFLEALQHVGRVEPVDSPGTVHGVVCVRTRLGWHALHLPAPPPGAPSADQLDPARLSELVLGPILGIHDLRTDPHIHFVPGTHGIDELEQLVDSGTMEAAFHLQPVSFEELKSVADSGGTMPPKSTYIEPKLRSGLTVYSLEDV, encoded by the coding sequence ATGCTGCACCTGCGTCCGTTCAGGGCCTGGCGGCCCATCCCCGAAAAGGCGCACCGCCTGGGCAGCCGCAGCTACGTGGCGTACACCCCCGAGCAGCTTGCGGCCAAGCTGGACGGGAACCCGTACACCTTCCTGCACGTCATCCATCCCGACCAGGGCCGCGATGCGCACCTGTCCCGCGCGGAGCGTCACCGCCGGGTGCAGCTCAAGTTCAAGGCCTTCTGCGACCTGGGCTACCTGTGCCGCGACGCCGAGCCGTGCCTCTACGTGTATGAGCAGACCAACCGGGGCGTGGCCTCCCTGGGGATCATCGCCGGGGTGAGCGTGGCCGACTACCGGCAGGGCTTGATCAAGGTGCACGAACAGACCCTCACCGCCCGCGAAGCGCTCTTCACCGACTACCTCGACGCCACCGGCATCAACGCCGAGCCGGTGCTGCTGGCCGCACCGGACGATGGCGGCCTGGAGTACCTGCTGACGCCCATCACCCGCACGGCGCCGGACAGCGACTTCGTGACAGGCGATGGCGTGCGCCACCGCACCTGGGCCGTGGCCGACCCCACCTGGCGCCACGCCGTGCAGGAGCTCTTTGCCACGCTTCCGGCCCTCTATATCGCCGACGGTCACCACCGGTTGGCCAGCAGCGCGCGGCTGGCCGAGGGCAGCGGCGCCACCGATGTGGACCCGAAGGCCTGGTGCCTGGCCTACGTGCTCCCGCACACGCACCTGCACCTGTTCAACTTCGACCGGGCGGTGACCACGCTGAACGGGTTGAGCCCCGAGGCCTTCCTGGAGGCGTTACAGCACGTGGGTCGCGTGGAGCCCGTGGACAGCCCCGGCACCGTGCACGGCGTGGTGTGCGTGCGCACCCGGCTGGGCTGGCATGCACTGCACCTGCCGGCACCGCCGCCAGGGGCTCCGTCGGCCGACCAGCTGGACCCGGCCCGGTTGAGCGAACTGGTGCTGGGTCCCATTCTTGGCATTCACGACCTGCGCACTGACCCGCACATCCACTTCGTGCCCGGCACCCATGGCATCGACGAACTGGAGCAGCTGGTGGACAGCGGCACCATGGAGGCTGCCTTCCACCTTCAACCCGTGAGCTTCGAGGAATTGAAGTCCGTGGCCGACAGCGGAGGCACCATGCCGCCCAAGAGCACGTACATCGAGCCCAAGCTGCGCAGCGGCCTCACCGTGTACTCGCTGGAGGACGTCTGA
- the serC gene encoding 3-phosphoserine/phosphohydroxythreonine transaminase: MLTATSKKVHNYSAGPCILPQEVFEQAAQAVLDFEGSGLSILEISHRSKPFEAVMAKAQALVKELLGAPDHYQVVFLGGGASLGFHMVPLNYLKAGGKAAYVNTGEWATRAIKESKLIGDTVVVASSEDRNFNYIPKGFEIPSDAEYFHFTSNNTIFGTQFKQFPKSPVPVVCDMSSDIFSRPVKVSDFALIYGGAQKNMGPAGATVYLFDPERLGHTGRKLSPMLDLKNHGAKESMYNTPPVYAVYVSMLTMEWMKKVGGVAGIERRNNAKAGLLYGAIDRLAPVFKGTTAVEDRSVMNATFVLGDPSLEPAFDALWKEAGISGLRGHRSVGGYRASMYNALPIESVQVLVDVMDHFAKKNG; this comes from the coding sequence ATGCTGACCGCCACATCCAAGAAGGTCCACAACTACAGTGCGGGCCCCTGCATCCTGCCGCAGGAGGTCTTTGAACAGGCGGCCCAGGCCGTGCTCGACTTCGAGGGTAGCGGCCTCAGCATCCTGGAGATCAGCCACCGAAGCAAGCCGTTCGAGGCCGTGATGGCCAAGGCCCAGGCCCTGGTGAAGGAGCTCCTCGGCGCACCGGACCACTACCAGGTGGTGTTCCTGGGCGGGGGTGCCAGCCTCGGCTTCCACATGGTGCCGCTGAACTACCTGAAGGCAGGCGGCAAGGCAGCCTACGTGAACACCGGCGAGTGGGCCACGCGCGCCATCAAGGAGAGCAAGCTCATCGGCGACACCGTGGTGGTGGCCAGCAGCGAGGACCGGAACTTCAACTACATCCCCAAGGGCTTCGAGATCCCATCGGACGCCGAATACTTCCACTTCACCAGCAACAACACCATCTTCGGCACGCAGTTCAAGCAGTTCCCGAAGAGCCCGGTGCCGGTGGTGTGCGACATGAGCAGCGACATCTTCAGCCGACCGGTGAAGGTGTCCGACTTCGCGCTGATCTACGGCGGTGCCCAGAAGAACATGGGGCCTGCCGGTGCCACGGTGTACCTGTTCGACCCCGAACGCTTGGGGCACACGGGCCGCAAGCTGAGCCCCATGCTCGATCTGAAGAACCACGGCGCGAAGGAGAGCATGTACAACACCCCGCCGGTGTATGCCGTGTACGTGAGCATGCTCACCATGGAGTGGATGAAGAAGGTGGGCGGGGTGGCCGGGATCGAGAGGCGCAACAACGCCAAGGCCGGCCTGCTGTACGGGGCCATCGACCGCCTGGCCCCGGTGTTCAAGGGCACCACGGCCGTGGAGGACCGCAGCGTGATGAACGCCACCTTCGTGCTGGGCGACCCGTCGCTGGAGCCGGCGTTCGACGCCCTGTGGAAGGAAGCGGGGATCAGTGGTCTGCGCGGGCATCGCAGCGTAGGCGGCTACCGCGCCAGCATGTACAATGCGCTCCCCATCGAGAGCGTGCAGGTGCTGGTGGACGTGATGGACCATTTCGCGAAGAAGAACGGATAA
- a CDS encoding 4Fe-4S dicluster domain-containing protein, with amino-acid sequence MAIMITDECINCGACEPECPNNAIYEGGAEWRLSDGTSLHGAQTTPMGNSYDADSANTPKAMDVYYIVTDKCTECQGFHDEPQCAAVCPVDCCVDDPDHRESKEQLLAKKAFLHL; translated from the coding sequence ATGGCCATCATGATCACCGACGAATGCATCAACTGTGGTGCATGCGAACCGGAGTGCCCCAACAACGCCATCTACGAGGGCGGGGCCGAGTGGCGGCTGAGCGACGGCACCAGCCTGCACGGCGCACAGACGACGCCCATGGGCAACAGCTACGATGCAGATTCGGCCAACACGCCCAAGGCCATGGACGTGTATTACATCGTCACCGACAAGTGCACCGAGTGCCAGGGGTTCCACGATGAGCCCCAGTGTGCCGCCGTGTGTCCAGTGGATTGCTGCGTGGACGACCCCGACCACCGGGAGAGCAAGGAGCAGCTGCTGGCCAAGAAGGCCTTCCTGCACCTGTGA